From Streptomyces sp. NBC_00683, one genomic window encodes:
- a CDS encoding glycoside hydrolase 5 family protein, whose product MRRHSAQLTHDSAVLPWLGANFWSRTGGPLMWRNYEPKTVREELTVLRDHGLNMTRSFFYWPDFHPEPGRIDEELCDRFRDFLDAHTEAGMGTVPTFIVGHMSGENWDPAWRGDRDLYEDVWLVGRQAWFVSQMTRRFKDHPAVTGWLITNEMPGYGRIYQVDPPSSDVVTAWAQFMCDAVRAAGGTQPVSLGDGAWGIEVTGRDNGFSLRDTAEYVDFVGPHVYRSDTDRPRQHYRAAFECELAAVTGQPVVLEEFGLSTDTVSAANAGVFYRQTLHNSLLGGATGWIAWNNTDYDELWEQSPYDHHPFEMHFGITDHTGRPKEPLRELADFAEVLKRIDFARCRRTDADTALVVPAFLERGYPYSRPADRPLIFTSLHQGYVAARGADLPVAFAREADGLPEDAALYLLPSTRQLTTRTRRDLERRAREGATVYLSFCSGEHPATRGPWFHDLDGLFGVELQLSYGVAEPIEDDVLEMTFAEDFGSIAAGETLTFPVAGNEDSRAYLPVVPAGARVVATDAHGRPALLCHETGEGRTVLATYPLEHMAARTARANPEQTHRLYAALAELAGAARPVTVDTPFVAADTLVREDGTRYVWLVSQSAEELTVRPSADGELRELTGGEPVRDVVIAPYGVRVLELR is encoded by the coding sequence ATGCGACGCCACAGCGCCCAGCTCACCCATGACTCCGCCGTTCTCCCCTGGCTCGGCGCCAACTTCTGGTCCCGCACCGGTGGTCCGCTGATGTGGCGGAACTACGAGCCGAAGACGGTCCGCGAGGAGTTGACCGTCCTGCGGGACCACGGGCTGAACATGACCCGGTCCTTCTTCTACTGGCCCGATTTCCACCCGGAGCCCGGGCGGATCGACGAGGAGCTGTGCGACCGCTTCCGTGACTTCCTGGACGCCCACACCGAGGCGGGGATGGGGACGGTGCCCACCTTCATCGTCGGCCACATGTCGGGCGAGAACTGGGACCCGGCCTGGCGTGGGGACCGCGATCTGTACGAGGACGTGTGGCTGGTCGGGCGGCAGGCGTGGTTCGTCTCCCAGATGACCCGGCGCTTCAAGGACCATCCGGCGGTCACCGGCTGGCTGATCACCAACGAGATGCCGGGCTACGGCCGGATCTACCAGGTCGACCCGCCGTCCAGTGATGTCGTCACCGCCTGGGCGCAGTTCATGTGCGACGCGGTGCGCGCGGCGGGCGGCACCCAGCCCGTTTCGCTCGGGGACGGCGCGTGGGGCATCGAGGTGACGGGCCGCGACAACGGCTTCTCGCTGCGGGACACCGCCGAGTACGTGGACTTCGTGGGGCCGCACGTCTACCGCTCGGACACGGACCGACCGCGCCAGCACTACCGCGCCGCGTTCGAGTGCGAACTCGCCGCCGTGACCGGACAGCCGGTCGTGCTGGAGGAGTTCGGGCTCTCGACCGACACCGTCTCGGCTGCGAACGCGGGCGTGTTCTACCGGCAGACCCTGCACAACTCGCTGCTCGGCGGGGCCACCGGCTGGATCGCCTGGAACAACACGGACTACGACGAGCTGTGGGAGCAGTCGCCGTACGACCACCACCCCTTCGAGATGCACTTCGGGATCACCGACCACACCGGCCGGCCGAAGGAGCCGCTGCGGGAACTGGCCGATTTCGCTGAGGTGTTGAAGCGGATCGACTTCGCCCGCTGCCGTCGGACGGACGCGGACACCGCCCTGGTCGTGCCCGCCTTCCTGGAGCGCGGCTACCCCTACAGCCGCCCCGCCGACCGGCCGCTCATCTTCACTTCGCTGCACCAGGGGTACGTGGCCGCGCGCGGCGCCGACCTGCCCGTGGCGTTCGCCCGGGAGGCGGACGGGCTGCCGGAGGACGCGGCGCTGTATCTGCTTCCGTCGACGCGGCAGCTGACCACTCGAACGAGGCGGGATCTGGAGCGTCGTGCCCGCGAGGGCGCCACGGTCTACCTGTCGTTCTGCTCGGGCGAGCACCCGGCGACACGCGGTCCGTGGTTCCACGACCTGGACGGTCTGTTCGGTGTGGAGCTCCAGCTTTCCTACGGTGTCGCGGAGCCGATCGAGGACGACGTCCTGGAGATGACGTTCGCCGAGGACTTCGGCTCCATCGCGGCGGGCGAGACCCTGACCTTCCCGGTCGCCGGCAACGAGGACAGCCGCGCGTACCTGCCGGTCGTCCCGGCCGGTGCGCGGGTCGTCGCCACCGACGCGCACGGCCGCCCGGCGCTGCTGTGCCACGAGACGGGCGAGGGGCGTACGGTCCTGGCCACCTACCCGCTGGAGCACATGGCCGCTCGCACCGCCCGCGCCAATCCGGAGCAGACGCACCGGCTGTACGCGGCGCTCGCCGAACTCGCGGGCGCGGCAAGGCCGGTGACGGTCGACACGCCGTTCGTCGCCGCCGACACCCTGGTCCGCGAGGACGGTACCCGCTACGTGTGGCTGGTGAGCCAGTCGGCGGAGGAGCTGACCGTGCGCCCGTCCGCGGACGGGGAGCTGCGCGAGCTGACGGGCGGGGAGCCGGTGCGGGACGTGGTGATCGCCCCGTACGGGGTGCGCGTCCTCGAACTGCGCTGA
- a CDS encoding LLM class F420-dependent oxidoreductase: MTVGVALQASGPDNQIDATVRLAAEAAAAGLRSAWFGQTFGADSPQLAAIVGREVPDLQVGTSAIPVFGRHPLLVSSQAQTAQAATHGRYHLGLALGTKLLTEVGFGIPYERPIARLREFLTALRQLTETGTADFHGELLTATTPFPARVPGAEGGVPILVAAMGPQALRVSGELADGILPYLAGPRALSEHIVPAVTAAAEAAGRPAPRIVALVYGVVTDDADAVRAKASEQLAFYEQFPSYARAIELSGGKRAVDVAVIGDERTVADEVRRYRDAGATEVVFSGTDIAGDTDRRRTWDLLGELAE; the protein is encoded by the coding sequence ATGACTGTAGGAGTAGCACTCCAAGCATCCGGCCCCGACAACCAGATCGATGCCACCGTGCGGCTTGCCGCGGAAGCGGCGGCCGCCGGGCTCCGCTCCGCGTGGTTCGGGCAGACCTTCGGCGCCGATTCGCCGCAGCTCGCGGCGATCGTCGGGCGTGAGGTACCGGACCTCCAGGTGGGCACGTCCGCGATCCCCGTCTTCGGGCGCCATCCGTTGCTCGTCTCCAGCCAGGCCCAGACCGCGCAGGCGGCGACTCACGGCCGCTACCACCTCGGGCTGGCGCTCGGGACCAAGCTTCTGACCGAGGTGGGTTTCGGCATTCCCTACGAACGGCCGATTGCCCGCCTGCGTGAGTTCCTCACCGCTCTGCGGCAGTTGACCGAGACCGGCACTGCCGACTTCCACGGCGAACTGCTCACCGCCACGACGCCGTTCCCGGCACGCGTTCCGGGAGCGGAAGGCGGTGTGCCGATCCTGGTCGCGGCGATGGGGCCTCAGGCGCTGCGCGTCAGTGGCGAGTTGGCGGACGGGATCCTTCCCTACCTCGCCGGGCCTCGTGCCCTGTCCGAGCACATCGTGCCGGCCGTGACCGCGGCGGCGGAGGCCGCGGGCCGCCCCGCGCCCAGAATCGTGGCTCTGGTGTACGGCGTGGTCACCGACGATGCCGACGCCGTACGTGCGAAGGCATCCGAACAGCTCGCGTTCTACGAGCAGTTCCCGTCCTATGCACGGGCCATCGAACTCTCCGGCGGCAAACGGGCCGTCGACGTGGCGGTGATCGGCGACGAGCGCACCGTCGCCGACGAGGTGCGGCGCTACCGGGACGCCGGGGCCACGGAGGTGGTGTTCTCGGGGACGGACATCGCTGGGGACACCGACCGCCGCCGCACCTGGGATCTGCTCGGCGAGCTTGCGGAGTAG
- a CDS encoding glycoside hydrolase family 3 N-terminal domain-containing protein, which translates to MSSEPLFRDPAAPVADRVRDLLARMTLTEKVGQVNQRMYGWDAYERTSSGHRLTEAFREEVAAYGGMGALYGLQRADPWSGVTAATGIGASDGARVSDAVQRHVVENTRLGIPVLLVEEMPHGLQALDGTLLPVNLAVGATWNPELYEEAAALAAAQLRSRGGHVALVSALDLVRDPRWGRAEECFGEDPYLAARFTEALVRGVQGPPEDRFGPDRAAVVLKHFAGQGATVGGRNSAATELGARELHEIHLEAALAGVRAGAAGVMAAYNEFDGIPCAANRELLTGILRERWGFTGLVMADGLAVDRLVRLAGDPVAAGALALEAGTDLSLWDDCFPRLEQAVQDGLVDEGTLDTAVGRVLSLKFRLGLFERPYTGARTPAPGPELLSERIARESVTLLAHDGETLPLTGHVRRIAVIGPNADSVPQQIGDYTAPQRPDTGISVLDGLRAAAPAGTDVTYGRGSDLVGGDLSAVPEAVALAAGADVAVVVLGGSSARASGTHFDANGAAVVTSGNPVEMTCGEGVDLAELGLPTGQSALLDAVAATGTPVVVVLVQGRPHALPDLSDRAGAVLSAWYPGPWGGRAVADVLFGAAEPLGRLPVSVPRSAAQLPVFYNGKDHGYRGYVDQPALARHAFGHGLSYTSVEYGEPRLSRTSAAVAEFAGDALPGTAEPLLCTVELHNTGDRSTRETVQLYVRRVVGGTSWPRARELRGFARVALGPGERAEVSFPVEERTLASVTRSWERAVEPGEFAIETGPSSDRTRGARLHVTAPSSGTRR; encoded by the coding sequence ATGTCGTCCGAGCCGCTCTTCCGAGACCCCGCGGCACCCGTCGCCGACCGGGTGCGTGACCTGTTGGCCCGGATGACACTCACCGAGAAGGTGGGCCAGGTCAACCAGCGGATGTACGGGTGGGACGCGTACGAGCGTACGTCCTCGGGCCACCGGCTGACCGAGGCGTTCCGCGAGGAGGTGGCCGCGTACGGCGGGATGGGTGCGCTCTACGGGTTGCAGCGGGCCGACCCCTGGTCGGGTGTCACGGCGGCCACGGGCATCGGCGCGTCGGACGGTGCGCGGGTCTCCGACGCCGTGCAGCGGCACGTCGTGGAGAACACCCGGCTGGGTATTCCCGTCCTGCTGGTCGAGGAGATGCCGCACGGCCTGCAGGCGCTGGACGGCACCCTGCTGCCGGTCAACCTCGCGGTCGGTGCGACCTGGAATCCTGAGCTGTACGAGGAGGCCGCCGCCCTTGCCGCCGCGCAGCTCCGGTCGCGCGGCGGGCATGTGGCGCTGGTGTCCGCGCTCGATCTGGTGCGGGATCCGCGCTGGGGTCGCGCCGAGGAGTGCTTCGGCGAGGACCCGTACCTGGCGGCACGGTTCACCGAAGCCCTGGTGCGGGGTGTTCAGGGGCCGCCGGAGGACCGATTCGGGCCGGACCGTGCCGCTGTCGTGCTCAAGCACTTCGCCGGGCAGGGGGCCACGGTCGGCGGGCGCAACAGCGCGGCCACCGAACTGGGCGCCCGCGAGTTGCACGAGATCCATCTGGAGGCCGCTCTGGCGGGGGTCCGCGCCGGGGCGGCGGGCGTCATGGCGGCGTACAACGAGTTCGACGGCATCCCGTGTGCGGCGAACCGGGAGTTGCTGACCGGGATCCTGCGCGAACGGTGGGGGTTCACCGGCCTGGTGATGGCCGACGGGCTCGCGGTCGACCGTCTGGTGCGGCTGGCCGGGGACCCGGTGGCGGCCGGCGCGCTGGCACTGGAGGCAGGTACCGACCTGAGTCTGTGGGACGACTGCTTCCCCCGGCTGGAGCAGGCCGTGCAAGACGGCCTGGTCGACGAAGGCACCCTCGACACCGCCGTCGGGAGGGTCCTCTCACTGAAGTTCCGGCTCGGCCTCTTCGAGCGCCCGTACACCGGGGCGCGCACGCCGGCTCCGGGGCCGGAGCTGCTGAGCGAGCGCATCGCCCGGGAATCCGTCACTCTGCTCGCGCACGACGGCGAGACGCTCCCGCTCACCGGCCACGTCCGGCGGATCGCCGTCATCGGCCCGAACGCCGACTCCGTACCGCAGCAGATCGGCGACTACACCGCGCCGCAGCGGCCGGACACGGGCATCAGCGTCCTCGACGGTCTCAGGGCCGCGGCCCCGGCCGGCACGGACGTCACGTACGGCCGGGGCAGCGATCTCGTCGGCGGTGATCTGTCGGCCGTACCCGAGGCGGTCGCTCTCGCCGCCGGGGCGGATGTGGCGGTGGTGGTGCTCGGCGGTTCGAGCGCGCGGGCGTCGGGGACGCACTTCGACGCCAACGGAGCGGCGGTCGTCACCTCCGGCAACCCCGTGGAGATGACCTGCGGGGAGGGGGTGGACCTGGCCGAACTCGGTCTTCCCACAGGGCAGTCGGCCCTGCTCGACGCGGTCGCTGCGACAGGGACCCCGGTTGTCGTGGTACTGGTCCAGGGCCGTCCCCATGCGCTGCCGGATCTCTCCGACCGGGCCGGGGCGGTGCTGAGCGCCTGGTACCCCGGCCCGTGGGGCGGGCGCGCGGTGGCGGACGTGCTGTTCGGCGCTGCGGAACCCCTGGGCCGGCTGCCCGTCTCGGTGCCCCGGTCGGCGGCGCAGCTGCCCGTGTTCTACAACGGGAAGGACCACGGTTACCGCGGCTATGTCGACCAGCCCGCCCTGGCGCGCCATGCGTTCGGCCACGGCCTGTCCTATACGTCGGTCGAGTACGGCGAACCGCGGCTGTCCCGCACGTCCGCCGCGGTGGCGGAGTTCGCGGGGGACGCACTTCCCGGGACCGCGGAGCCGCTCCTGTGCACGGTCGAGCTCCACAACACGGGCGACCGTTCCACGCGGGAGACGGTGCAGTTGTACGTTCGCCGCGTGGTCGGCGGCACGTCGTGGCCGCGTGCACGGGAGCTGCGCGGCTTCGCCCGGGTCGCGCTGGGGCCCGGGGAGCGGGCGGAGGTCTCCTTCCCGGTGGAGGAGCGGACCCTGGCCTCCGTCACCCGGTCCTGGGAACGTGCTGTGGAGCCGGGAGAGTTCGCGATCGAGACGGGCCCGTCCTCGGACCGGACCCGCGGCGCCCGCCTCCATGTGACGGCGCCGTCGAGCGGCACCCGGCGGTAG
- a CDS encoding LacI family DNA-binding transcriptional regulator, which translates to MAAAAGVSTAAVSQAVNGTGRISEATRRRVLAAAAELGWSPSASASALRRARTRTIALVVRRPTDVLGADPHFSELITGLEGELAPRGYGLLLHLVADMAQESALYERLVAEGRIDGAVLTDARADDPRPQLLRGLGLPAVLLGTPDPSSPVPGVGLGQQDAGVREAVAHLLELGHRRFAYVAGPAELVHTGLRRAAFESALAEAGLRPVAVRHTDFTERAAVAVTEELLALPDRPTALVFTNDSMAVCGIGTAQRGGLRVPEDVSVVGYDNLPLGRWLHPRLTTVDQQVQRVGAAAARELLVRCGEDVPPPVLDGRPSLVVRESTGPAPSAH; encoded by the coding sequence GTGGCCGCCGCGGCCGGGGTCTCCACCGCCGCGGTGTCCCAGGCCGTCAACGGCACCGGCCGGATCTCGGAGGCGACCCGCCGCCGGGTTCTGGCCGCGGCCGCCGAACTGGGCTGGTCGCCCAGCGCGTCGGCGTCCGCGCTGCGCCGGGCCCGTACCCGTACGATCGCGCTCGTCGTCCGCCGCCCCACGGACGTGCTCGGCGCCGACCCGCACTTCAGCGAGCTGATCACCGGTCTGGAGGGCGAACTGGCCCCCCGGGGCTACGGTCTGCTGCTCCACCTGGTCGCCGACATGGCCCAGGAGAGCGCGCTGTACGAACGACTGGTCGCGGAAGGCCGGATCGACGGTGCGGTGCTGACCGACGCGCGGGCGGACGACCCGCGCCCCCAACTGCTGCGGGGCCTCGGGCTGCCCGCCGTCCTGCTCGGCACGCCGGATCCCTCGTCGCCGGTGCCCGGCGTCGGCCTCGGGCAGCAGGATGCCGGTGTCCGTGAGGCGGTCGCGCACCTGCTGGAGCTCGGCCACCGGCGTTTCGCGTACGTCGCGGGTCCGGCCGAGCTGGTGCACACCGGGCTGCGCCGGGCCGCGTTCGAGAGCGCCCTCGCCGAAGCGGGGCTGCGGCCCGTCGCCGTACGGCACACCGATTTCACGGAGCGGGCGGCCGTCGCCGTCACCGAGGAACTGCTCGCGCTCCCCGACCGGCCGACCGCGCTGGTGTTCACCAACGACTCCATGGCCGTGTGCGGTATCGGTACGGCCCAGCGCGGCGGGCTCCGGGTGCCCGAAGACGTGTCGGTGGTGGGGTACGACAACCTGCCGCTCGGCCGCTGGCTGCACCCCCGGCTCACGACCGTGGACCAGCAGGTGCAACGGGTCGGTGCGGCCGCCGCCCGCGAGCTGCTCGTCCGGTGCGGCGAGGACGTGCCCCCGCCGGTCCTCGACGGACGCCCGAGCCTGGTCGTACGGGAGTCCACCGGTCCCGCACCGTCCGCGCACTGA